CCCCAAAATTTACATTCTGCTATGAAAATATTCTTACCATCTACACGAATTAAGATATCTGTTTTACCGTTAAAATTAAAAGTTTCTCCTGTTGCTTGACCCTCATACTGTCCATTAAGTTGAACGAGGAAATGTTGCCGAATGTCCTCTTCTCCCATACCCCTAAATGCTTGAGGACTTCTTTCCATTACCATTACCATGTTAAAAATTACAGATAAAATGTGTTCGTACTCCTGCATCTCCACTGTTGGTTCAGGAACATAAGGTGCCGCACTCGTAGAAGGTCGAGAAATAGGAACTTTTCTACGCACTGTTGGAACAACATACGTTTTTGGCGCATTTTCCCTTCGTCTTAGGGGAAACCCAAAGGTTGCTACTAAACCCCGATCCTTAAGAAATTTTTGTCGGCGCGTTTCAATTCGCTCTTTTGCTTTGAGTCGTACTGAATCGTTAAATGAAGAAATATCTTGAGTTATCCAATCAAGATGCCGCTGAATTTGGGCTAAATCTCTTTTAAAAACTGACTCAACTGCTTTGGCATTGTGATCTGTTCGCTGATATTTCAGTATAAGCTCACCTTGAATAATGAATGCATAGGGTTTAGAAGTTTCACTAGTAGATGGTTCGTACCTGAATAACTCTGCTTTTCCTTCAAACGGTACAAAAAAGGAGATTTCTGTAGCAGGAACAGAAATATTTCTACCATAATCATTCACTTGTTGTTGGGTTTCGGAGTAATCAGCCTCTATCTCCTTCTCAAGTAGTTGGGGAACTGCAAGTTTGAATTTCTGCTCAAAGTAATCGCACCAATCATCTATGCCCGTATTAAGCAAAGAGTTTTCATTTAGACTGTTTATTTCCGACAGCATATCCTGAAGATGATTTTGTAAGAAAAAATACAAAGAATCTTCAGAAAATAAGGGTATTACGGATTCATTCATGCTGCTATCTCCACAAATTTTGCTACATTTTTTACATGAATTTCACCTGATAGAAGTTTGCCGAGTAGGATATCGCGGATGTTGGCGAGAGTTTCACATTGCTTATCATTTTCCCAACATTTTAGAAACATTGGCATAACCAAAGTTTCAAATGCTTCGACAACAGATGTTGGTGAAACAACTACAGGAAGGCTATGCACATGATTTCGATTTAGTGTTGGTACTGCCGAACCAGCATTAAAAGTTTCAAATTCAAGTCTCTGTAGCAGGTGATAAGCGTGAATTGGGCGTGAATTGCAAAACTCTTTAACCCACAATGAAGTGTTTAAAGGCCAAAAATCCTCATGTACAAAGAAAACCTTTCCAAGAAGACCGCTTCTTCCTGTGGTAACTTCTGGTCCTTTGACTTTGTATTCAGCATGAGTTCCTGATGGTCCACTTGCAGCAATAATTGGATACTTTCCAGAAGTGCGTTGAGATGTAGGTAAGTCAAATCCTCTTTGCAAAATCAGTAGGTAGGCTCGACGACCTACCTTCCACCCCTTTGGAACCATTCCCAAAACCGAATCCTCAAACTCATTAGGAAACAGTTCAGCCGTTGCAGCATCCATCCCGGCTGGCTGTCGTCCTTCCACAAGAGCGCGAACGGGATCGAAATCCATAAACCAGGACTTGAATATTGCCCGTGCCATTGCTTCCAACGTCCGGTTCATCTCCCGGTTCAGTTCGATTTTGTCATCAAGGGTGCCGAGAATGTGTGCGATCGCTTTCTGTTTGGAAAGAGGGGGAAGTTCGATCTGCACGAATACTCAATA
This genomic interval from Scytonema hofmannii PCC 7110 contains the following:
- a CDS encoding restriction endonuclease subunit S; translation: MQIELPPLSKQKAIAHILGTLDDKIELNREMNRTLEAMARAIFKSWFMDFDPVRALVEGRQPAGMDAATAELFPNEFEDSVLGMVPKGWKVGRRAYLLILQRGFDLPTSQRTSGKYPIIAASGPSGTHAEYKVKGPEVTTGRSGLLGKVFFVHEDFWPLNTSLWVKEFCNSRPIHAYHLLQRLEFETFNAGSAVPTLNRNHVHSLPVVVSPTSVVEAFETLVMPMFLKCWENDKQCETLANIRDILLGKLLSGEIHVKNVAKFVEIAA